A genomic stretch from Streptomyces venezuelae ATCC 10712 includes:
- a CDS encoding ABC transporter permease has product MILYLGRRLLGVLGVLVAVAAVTFTIFYVLPSDPAAAACGKSCSAERLEAIRANMGLDAPLWRQFADFVTGIFTGRTMGTGPYALRCDFPCLGYSYENSQSVWDLLVDRLPVSASLAFGAAALWLLLGLTAGVTAALHKDTLTDRVLMVGAVAAASLPVYFTSVLLIYGLIRVTGLLPYPQYVPFGDDPLSWASNMLLPWLALAILYAAMYARQSRGSMIESMAEPYIRTARAKGLPRRTVVVKHGLRAGMTPILTIFGMDLGGLLAGAVITESIFGLPGVGRLFYGALSTGDQPVILGVTLLAATFIVVANLAVDLLYAVVDPRVRY; this is encoded by the coding sequence GTGATCCTCTACCTCGGCCGCCGGCTCCTCGGCGTGCTCGGCGTCCTCGTCGCCGTCGCCGCCGTCACCTTCACCATCTTCTACGTCCTGCCCTCCGACCCGGCGGCCGCGGCCTGCGGCAAGTCGTGCAGCGCCGAACGCCTGGAGGCCATCCGCGCCAACATGGGCCTGGACGCCCCGCTCTGGCGGCAGTTCGCCGACTTCGTCACCGGGATCTTCACCGGCCGCACGATGGGCACCGGCCCCTACGCGCTGCGCTGCGACTTCCCCTGCCTCGGCTACTCGTACGAGAACAGCCAGAGCGTCTGGGACCTCCTCGTCGACCGGCTGCCCGTCTCCGCGTCCCTCGCCTTCGGCGCCGCCGCGCTCTGGCTGCTGCTCGGGCTCACCGCAGGCGTCACCGCGGCGCTCCACAAGGACACGCTCACCGACCGGGTCCTGATGGTCGGCGCGGTCGCCGCCGCCTCCCTGCCCGTCTACTTCACCTCCGTCCTCCTCATCTACGGCCTGATCCGGGTCACCGGCCTGCTGCCGTATCCGCAGTACGTGCCGTTCGGCGACGACCCGCTGTCCTGGGCGTCGAACATGCTGCTGCCGTGGCTGGCGCTCGCGATCCTGTACGCCGCCATGTACGCCCGGCAGAGCCGCGGCTCGATGATCGAGTCCATGGCGGAGCCGTACATCCGCACCGCCCGCGCCAAGGGCCTGCCCCGCCGCACCGTCGTCGTCAAACACGGGCTGCGCGCCGGGATGACCCCGATCCTCACCATCTTCGGGATGGACCTCGGCGGTCTGCTCGCGGGCGCCGTCATCACCGAGTCCATCTTCGGACTGCCCGGCGTCGGACGGCTCTTCTACGGCGCGCTGTCCACCGGCGACCAGCCGGTCATCCTCGGAGTGACCCTGCTCGCCGCCACCTTCATCGTCGTCGCCAACCTGGCCGTCGACCTGCTGTACGCCGTCGTCGACCCGCGAGTGAGGTACTGA
- a CDS encoding ABC transporter ATP-binding protein → MADSAPLLSVRDLDVTFATRHGPVRAVDSLSFDVRPGRTLGIVGESGSGKSVTSLAVMGLHTGARVTGSVTLDGRELIGLGERELNTLRGRRMAMIFQDPLSSLHPYYTVGEQIAEHHRVHFRSRRAAARERAVEALAEVGIPEPRRRAGEYPHQFSGGMRQRVMIAMALVCEPDLLIADEPTTALDVTVQAQILELIARLQQERGLSVVMITHDLGVVARVAHDVLVMYGGRAVEHAPVDALFAAPAHPYTQGLLDSLPRLDDPDDAPLRAIPGSPPSLLDPSPGCAFAPRCPRAAVGPAEERARCTTERPSLGGPDGHPAACHFPAYEGVAP, encoded by the coding sequence ATGGCCGACTCCGCCCCCCTCCTGTCGGTCCGGGACCTCGACGTCACCTTCGCGACGCGGCACGGACCCGTCAGGGCCGTCGACTCGCTCTCCTTCGACGTCCGGCCGGGCCGGACCCTCGGCATCGTCGGCGAGTCCGGCTCCGGCAAGTCGGTCACCTCGCTCGCCGTCATGGGCCTGCACACCGGCGCCCGGGTCACCGGCTCCGTCACCCTCGACGGCCGGGAACTCATCGGCCTCGGCGAGCGCGAACTGAACACCCTGCGGGGCCGCCGGATGGCCATGATCTTCCAGGACCCGCTGTCCAGCCTGCACCCCTACTACACCGTCGGCGAGCAGATCGCCGAACACCACCGCGTCCACTTCCGCTCCCGCCGGGCCGCGGCCCGCGAGCGGGCCGTCGAGGCCCTCGCCGAGGTCGGCATCCCCGAACCCCGGCGGCGGGCCGGCGAGTACCCCCACCAGTTCTCCGGCGGCATGCGCCAGCGGGTGATGATCGCGATGGCGCTCGTCTGCGAACCCGACCTCCTCATCGCCGACGAGCCCACCACCGCCCTCGACGTCACCGTCCAGGCGCAGATCCTGGAACTGATCGCCCGCCTCCAGCAGGAACGCGGCCTCTCGGTCGTCATGATCACCCACGATCTCGGAGTGGTCGCCCGGGTCGCCCACGACGTCCTCGTCATGTACGGCGGCCGGGCCGTCGAACACGCCCCGGTGGACGCCCTGTTCGCCGCCCCCGCCCACCCGTACACCCAGGGGCTGCTCGACTCGCTGCCCCGGCTCGACGACCCCGACGACGCCCCGCTGCGGGCGATCCCGGGAAGCCCGCCGTCCCTGCTGGACCCCTCGCCGGGCTGCGCGTTCGCACCCCGCTGCCCGCGCGCCGCCGTCGGCCCCGCCGAGGAACGGGCCCGCTGTACGACCGAACGCCCGTCCCTCGGCGGCCCGGACGGGCACCCGGCCGCCTGCCACTTCCCCGCGTACGAAGGCGTCGCCCCATGA
- a CDS encoding ABC transporter permease: MTTTTAPPPARTAHSPWQLVRAELRRRPAARLSLGVVAFFALLAAAAPLIAALGGWGPDEFDKSAVDPYLGGLPLGPLGGVSAEHWLGVEPVTGRDLFARVVHGAQVSLLIAFAATAIVVLAGTAAGICAGYFGGRTDTVLSRLMDLTMSFPSLIFMIAMMSVARDVNRIVLMTAVIGLFGWPGIARIVRGQTLSLKHREYVDAARVGGSGPWRILVRDILPGVAGPVIAYTTLIVPGMIATEAALSYLGVGVRPPTPSWGQMIAESVAYYETDPMYFAVPSLCLFLTVLAFTLLGDALRDILDPRGGGA, from the coding sequence GTGACGACCACCACCGCACCGCCTCCCGCCCGCACGGCCCACAGCCCCTGGCAGCTCGTCCGGGCCGAACTGCGCCGCCGCCCCGCCGCCCGCCTCTCCCTCGGCGTGGTCGCCTTCTTCGCGCTGCTCGCCGCGGCCGCCCCGCTGATCGCCGCGCTCGGCGGCTGGGGCCCGGACGAGTTCGACAAGAGCGCCGTCGACCCCTACCTGGGCGGTCTGCCCCTCGGGCCGCTCGGCGGCGTGTCGGCCGAGCACTGGCTCGGCGTCGAACCCGTCACCGGCCGCGACCTGTTCGCCCGGGTCGTGCACGGCGCCCAGGTCTCGCTGCTCATCGCCTTCGCCGCGACGGCCATCGTCGTCCTCGCCGGGACGGCGGCCGGCATCTGCGCCGGCTACTTCGGCGGCCGCACCGACACCGTGCTCTCCCGGCTGATGGACCTCACGATGTCCTTCCCCTCCCTCATCTTCATGATCGCGATGATGTCGGTGGCCCGGGACGTCAACCGGATCGTCCTCATGACCGCCGTCATCGGCCTCTTCGGCTGGCCCGGCATCGCCCGGATCGTCCGCGGCCAGACCCTGTCGCTCAAGCACCGCGAGTACGTCGACGCCGCCCGCGTCGGCGGCTCCGGGCCCTGGCGCATCCTCGTCCGCGACATCCTCCCGGGCGTCGCCGGGCCCGTCATCGCGTACACCACCCTGATCGTCCCCGGCATGATCGCCACCGAGGCCGCCCTCAGCTACCTCGGCGTCGGCGTCCGCCCGCCGACCCCGTCCTGGGGCCAGATGATCGCCGAGAGCGTCGCCTACTACGAGACGGACCCCATGTACTTCGCCGTCCCGAGCCTCTGCCTCTTCCTCACCGTGCTCGCCTTCACCCTGCTCGGGGACGCGCTGCGCGACATCCTCGACCCCCGGGGAGGCGGCGCGTGA